From the Arctopsyche grandis isolate Sample6627 chromosome 11, ASM5162203v2, whole genome shotgun sequence genome, one window contains:
- the LOC143919169 gene encoding GTP-binding protein Di-Ras2 yields the protein MNNNNTTMGENERIRLVVLGGAGVGKSCIVRRFLNNTYSDKYRSTVEDLYSREYDLGHMTLKVDILDTAGDMQFPAMRRLSIATAHAFLLVYATTSSPSFAAIKQCFEEIREQRPDFKEIPIVVAGNKQDLASTHREVQIEDVSEWIFCDLPKLRAKVLECSAKSDFNVRDIFRTFLTLSKIMPKPGDDTTGGLKRRSSAYVSATSKGKNRAPSPAEGRPNHLAASSTSEGLGGEAKAKPRSRSLIRRSSRKTKQQMRDAQSNSEDCNVQ from the exons ATGAATAACAACAACACAACCATGGGTGAGAATGAACGCATCCGTCTGGTGGTCTTGGGTGGTGCTGGAGTTGGCAAATCTTGCATCGTGAGAAGATTCTTGAACAACACATACTCGGACAAGTACCGCAGCACTGTCGAGGACTTGTACAGCAGAGAATATGACTTGGGACACATGACACTGAAG GTTGATATATTAGACACGGCTGGTGACATGCAATTTCCAGCGATGAGAAGATTGAGCATTGCTACGGCTCATGCTTTTCTATTAGTATATGCTACGACTTCTAGTCCATCTTTTGCTGCCATTAAGCAGTGCTttgaagaaataagagaacaaCGTCCTGATTTTAAG gaaATTCCTATCGTGGTTGCCGGAAATAAGCAAGATTTAGCATCCACTCATAGGGAAGTTCAAATAGAAGACGTTTCAGAGTGGATTTTCTGTGATCTTCCCAAACTGAG AGCTAAAGTTTTGGAATGTTCGGCAAAAAGTGACTTCAATGTGAGAGACATATTCCGCACGTTTTTGACATTGTCAAAAATCATGCCAAAACCCGGCGATGACACCACAGGTGGACTCAAAAGACGCTCCAGTGCTTACGTCAGTGCTACAAGCAAAG GGAAAAACCGTGCTCCGAGTCCAGCAGAAGGCAGACCTAATCACTTGGCAGCCAGCAGTACTTCCGAGGGTCTAGGAGGTGAAGCCAAAGCCAAGCCTCGATCCAGATCTTTAATCCGCAGATCATCTCGCAAAACCAAACAACAGATGAGAGACGCCCAGTCTAACTCCGAAGATTGCAAcgttcagtaa